A single window of Thalassomonas viridans DNA harbors:
- the tssF gene encoding type VI secretion system baseplate subunit TssF yields the protein MSELLNRYFERELALVRRSGDKFKGRHSAAGNSMHLNEKRYEDPNITRLLESVALLSAKNEMKLDQQLPHLSNALCSVLYPSFNQLLPSVMSVSFEGEEEFVENIQLKKGEAFSVENDKGQPCQFRLCNDTLLSPVTLTEVSARFAPFPFDLPVAHDANAVIQLTLEANDVEAVMAELAPESLSLYLHGFGQGAAGLIELLLSQLTLIAVSDPDFSEMQLLPVENFKPRCINEDFSVLTRQGNEFSAYQMMLEYFNYSEKRKYFHIRDFNAACRNISGNKLVLSLFVKEIPAEYIGLFDTSVFKLNTALVVNQFTSRAEPIHYNHKQLSAPLVADAVNHNADIDIISIESVSEVKPDGEYPLQPLFGKRYFDESNGLLWFSESHVNDKKKFQHHLVLSFEQAAAHQLQNGQEHLLTAQLNCCNGRAPCSISAGSVMKLSGALELPGKLVSHNIPTVPYYPNESQAIHWKLVELLSTNFSALINSDNPTEKLRNLLSVFSRSSQQQVLTSSIQKVSYQKKVARLYIDGVNIFTSGTLIKLDISVFDKKNSMNIWLFTHLLNQFFAAFCSFDRFVELEVKLLTGKGPRQIRFEKYHGSGQCL from the coding sequence AGCATGCACCTGAATGAAAAGCGCTATGAAGACCCCAATATCACCCGCTTGCTGGAGTCGGTGGCGCTGCTCAGTGCAAAAAATGAGATGAAGCTGGATCAGCAGCTGCCTCATTTGTCCAATGCCCTGTGTTCGGTTTTATATCCTTCCTTTAACCAGCTGCTGCCTTCGGTGATGAGCGTCAGCTTCGAAGGGGAAGAAGAATTCGTTGAAAATATTCAGCTTAAAAAAGGGGAAGCCTTCAGCGTCGAAAACGACAAGGGCCAGCCTTGCCAGTTCCGCCTGTGTAATGATACCTTGCTTTCCCCCGTGACCCTGACAGAGGTGTCCGCCCGGTTCGCGCCTTTCCCCTTTGATTTGCCCGTGGCCCACGATGCCAATGCCGTGATCCAGCTCACCCTGGAAGCCAACGATGTCGAGGCGGTGATGGCCGAGCTGGCGCCGGAGTCACTCAGCCTCTACCTGCACGGTTTCGGCCAGGGGGCGGCGGGGCTGATCGAGTTGCTGTTGTCACAGCTGACCCTGATTGCCGTTTCAGACCCCGACTTTAGCGAGATGCAGCTGCTGCCGGTGGAAAACTTCAAACCCAGGTGCATAAACGAGGACTTTTCGGTATTAACGCGCCAGGGCAATGAATTTTCCGCCTACCAGATGATGCTGGAGTATTTTAACTACTCGGAAAAAAGGAAGTATTTCCATATCCGGGACTTTAATGCCGCCTGTAGAAATATTTCCGGCAACAAGCTGGTGTTAAGCCTGTTTGTTAAAGAGATTCCGGCGGAATATATCGGCCTGTTCGACACCAGTGTGTTTAAGCTTAATACCGCCCTGGTGGTCAACCAGTTTACCAGCCGTGCCGAACCGATACATTACAACCACAAGCAGCTATCGGCGCCACTGGTGGCGGATGCGGTCAACCATAATGCCGATATCGACATTATTTCCATCGAAAGCGTCAGTGAAGTCAAACCCGACGGCGAATATCCACTGCAGCCGCTGTTCGGCAAACGTTATTTCGACGAGAGCAACGGCCTGCTCTGGTTCAGCGAAAGCCATGTCAACGATAAGAAAAAGTTCCAGCATCATCTGGTACTCAGCTTTGAACAGGCGGCGGCGCACCAGCTGCAAAACGGCCAGGAGCACTTATTAACGGCGCAGTTAAACTGCTGCAACGGCCGGGCGCCTTGTTCCATCAGCGCCGGCAGCGTGATGAAGCTTTCCGGGGCGCTTGAACTGCCGGGTAAACTGGTCAGCCATAATATTCCCACCGTGCCTTATTACCCCAACGAGTCCCAGGCCATTCACTGGAAGCTGGTGGAACTGTTAAGCACTAATTTCAGCGCCCTGATCAACAGCGATAACCCGACGGAGAAATTAAGGAATTTGCTGTCGGTATTTAGCCGCTCTTCCCAGCAGCAGGTGCTGACCAGCTCGATACAGAAAGTGTCCTACCAGAAAAAAGTCGCCCGCCTGTATATCGACGGGGTCAATATTTTTACCTCCGGCACTTTGATCAAGCTGGATATTTCCGTGTTTGACAAGAAAAACTCCATGAATATCTGGCTGTTTACCCATCTGCTTAACCAGTTTTTTGCCGCCTTCTGCAGTTTTGACCGTTTTGTCGAGCTGGAGGTCAAGCTGTTAACGGGCAAGGGGCCGCGTCAGATACGTTTTGAAAAGTACCATGGTAGCGGCCAATGTCTATAG